The DNA region CCCTCGGGTACGCCGGGTGCCGGTGGGCGGGTAAGGTTCGGGTTCAGGGTTCAGAGTTCGGCGGTGCCGCCAGTGCTGGAAGGCGACGTAAGCCAACCCGGCGCGGAACTTGCCGCCGAATCATCTCGTCATTTCTTCTGGTTGGGTTACCCTCCGCCTCGCCTACAGCATGCAAATCCAACGCGCCGCCGCGGATGACCTGCCCTCGATCCTCCACCTGCAGAGACGCGCCTATCAGACTGAAGCCGAGCTTTATGGCGACCCCAACCTGCCGCCCTTGCGGCAGACGGCGGCTGAGTTGTTAGCCGAATTTGCCGGCAGATGCTTTTTCAAAATCGCTGAGCGCGGGCAGCTGGTGGGTTCGGTACGGTGTTGGTTGGAAGCAAACACGGTGCACATTGAGCGGCTGATCGTGCTCCCGGAGTGGCAAGGTAAAGGGCTTGGGACGGCCCTGTTGGCGCGTGCGGAACGGTGCTTTGCCGAGGCATCCTACGCCGAACTGTTCACTGGACATCGCAGCGAGAGGAACCTGCGGCTTTATCACCGACTCGGCTACCGTGAGGTAAGGCGTCAAGCCCTCAGCCCGCACCTCACGCTGGTTTTCCTGCGGAAAGATCTGTCACCAACGCCGAGTTAGCGAGGGTTGTTTTGCCATCAGCAACCGGCCTGGGCAGGCTACTTAGGTCCCGGATCAGGAGGAGGCTTGAGCTTTTGGACCGTCCCGGACCGGTGGGCCCGGGCCAGCGTGGCCGGTGAGTGTCCCTGGTCTTGCAGACTCGGTTAACCTGACCTCCCGGCGAAAAGTCGACTCTCCCTCGAGACACGTGCAGTTTGCACGGAAAATGTGGCAAGTACCGCCCATTTGGGCGCAGGCGGCCCGCAAGACGCCTGCTGAGCGCGGGAACCCCGGTTCCCTCTGCCCCTACCCCGGGAAGCCATCCCCGCCGCTTTTCCCTTTGTATACAACTTTTGACAATAGCTCACCGGCCGGGAAGTGTGGGCTTGTGGCGCTGGCCCCCTACGATGACAAAGCTCCTTAACCAAATTCGCGCCAGGGCCTATCAACCTACCACACCAAACCTTATGGAAACCCGACCCCTCGGCCGCTCCGGCTTGCACGTTCCCGTCCTCGCACTCGGCACCATGACCCTCGGCGGCGGTGACTTTT from Verrucomicrobiota bacterium includes:
- a CDS encoding GNAT family N-acetyltransferase, with protein sequence MQIQRAAADDLPSILHLQRRAYQTEAELYGDPNLPPLRQTAAELLAEFAGRCFFKIAERGQLVGSVRCWLEANTVHIERLIVLPEWQGKGLGTALLARAERCFAEASYAELFTGHRSERNLRLYHRLGYREVRRQALSPHLTLVFLRKDLSPTPS